The window CAGCGAGAAGGTCCGGGcccagatggaggtggaggaagaggaggacagcgaCGATGATCTGCAGTTCACCATTGGGTGATTGTAATATACAGGTTCAGTCTCATGTGTTGAAATGGTTTTAAGCTGAACTGATGTGATACACCATGTTTCTGTCCAACTATGAGAGAAATGAAATCAAGCAGAAATGAGCCGCTTCACAGCAACGACAATCTCACCAGCCGATGGTTTCACTACTGAATGAATCACCAGGAGGTGATATGTGACTcatttctttaatatttttgtTGTACTTCTAATGTTTGTGGGCAAAGGCTGAAATTATTTTGTTGAACTTTGTGAATAAATTCaatctttttgttctttcttgcTTCGTACTGAGAGTAGCTCCAGTTTGAAATCTGGGTTTTATTTGGAGTCTTTCTCTGATTTCCTCCTGAAGTTCAAACACTTGATCGCTCTGAATGTTCTgccggtgtgaatgtgagtgaacACGTCAGCGTTTCTCTGCGATGGACTGATGATTTCTAGAGGATGGACTCACCCACAGTCACTGGGAAGCAGCTCCTGCTCCCCCTGGTCTCATGAGTTCGATAAAGCAGCAGACAAGATTTGACTCTTTATTCACTAAAGTATTCAGAGTTACCAGTAAAAATCAGTCTTTTTGTTGACAGAACCAGTTAGTTGTAAAACAATCCTAACAAAACGGCAGGTGATAAATGCTGTCTGGTCCAGCTGGTCAGAAATGTGGCTTCTTTTGTCCGTCCATCCTTTCATATAAGGCTGGTCCTGCTGGACGAAGTCTCTCTTCTGGCTTGACTGATCGATCCTCCCGAAACATTGAACACACGGACGGCTCGAGTCCCggccctcctccctctgctcatcctcatcgttctcctcctcctctgctccctcctcctccggaGGTACGCCAGCACGCCGTATCCGGCCACGGCCAGAGTCACGCCGGCTCCGGCGGCCGTCAGCACCAGTCCGGACGCCAGCATGTCCCTCCTGTCGTGAGCTTTGCTGCCGATGACGACCAAGCAAATCAGCACCGTCCCGCACAGCATGACCGCCAGCCCCACGGCCAGGAACAGCGCCGGGTCGGCCCGCCCGCCACTCTTCAGCTGCTCGATCCTCCGCCGGCTGCGCACGCAGTTCATGTCCTGGACGGCGGAGCTGAGGAGCTGCT of the Salarias fasciatus chromosome 18, fSalaFa1.1, whole genome shotgun sequence genome contains:
- the tmem125b gene encoding transmembrane protein 125; translated protein: MPEMQTLYRPMFQSQNFYLDPALVQQRVLDDQVELWWFREPRRSLLCYCASVALILGLGLGGVGLLSTTDSLSGEWRLGVGTTLCLLALAVLLKQLLSSAVQDMNCVRSRRRIEQLKSGGRADPALFLAVGLAVMLCGTVLICLVVIGSKAHDRRDMLASGLVLTAAGAGVTLAVAGYGVLAYLRRRREQRRRRTMRMSRGRRAGTRAVRVFNVSGGSISQARRETSSSRTSLI